The following nucleotide sequence is from Roseofilum casamattae BLCC-M143.
TCCGGACAATCTGAACGACAGCATAGGGCTGCGGGTTATCCGTTTCCCCCCCCCCAGGACAAAGTAGCCATTTGCTCTTTTGCCATTTTGCCTTTTACGCCCGCCGAAGGCGGAAAAATTTTATTTTTTCAGAGCACTAGTAACCCATTACATTTTCTGTCTATAGTTCGGCTAATAATACCTCACACAATAACAGAAAAGAGAGAGCGAGTCAAGATATGGTTAATTTGATTATATCCCTCTTCTGTCACTCTCCGAAAAGCTCTAGCTTTTCGGAATCGTAGAGTTCAGAGCTGGTAGGCGATCGCGCCATTTTTTCTGAGTAGTAATTCCCAAGAGTCAGCCTCTCGGCTAAAATGCGATCGCAAACCCCCATATCATCGAGTATACCTTGGCTCTAGAAATTAATAATAATAGTAGAAACCGGAGAGTGACAGAAGAGGGATATGTATCACTACTATTTGAATTAACTATACCTTTAGATCTATGAAAGACGTTATCCTATTGACGGCGCAAGAAGGGAACCAAAGCCTCTAATACTTTTTCCGGCCAATCTTCTTGGGGATAGTGACCGACTTCTTCCAGTTTGACTAACTCAGCTTGGGATAAGGGTTTCAGGGCTTTTTCGGCCATCGCTACTGGCAGCCAGGGGTCGTTGAGTCCCCAAATAACTTGTAAGGGTTTCGACCAACTCGGCAGTAAAGGACTGACCTCTGCTAATGTAGTCTTCAGGTTCAGCTTGCGTAGAGTTCCCAATAGCGATCGCCCCGCTGCAGACGTGGTGAGAAAAGGTTTGCGATAGACCGTTAGATCTTTGTCATCAATCTGGTACGGGCCGCCACCTTCTAGAGTGCGATCGACTACTAGTGGATCTTGCACCATAATATCTCCAACTAAGGGTAACCCCAGTTGTTGAATTTTCCAAGGCAACTTGGCATCTTCGGTTAGGGGGATATTGAGCAGAGCCAAGCGATGGATGCGATCGCTATGTTTTAGGGCGTAGAGTAGTCCTGGAAGAGAGGTATAGCCTTGCAATACTAAAGAGACACTTTCTAACTCGAGGCGATCGATAAAATCGCTCAAGGCTTCGGTAAAGGCTTGCGGAGTATAGGCAAAGTCGCGGCCGTCGGGAAAGCTAGATTGTCCGAAACCAATCCAGTCTGGGGCGATCGCCCGAAATCCAGCTTCAGCTAATGATGGTAAGATTTCGCGCCAACTGTAGCTTTGCGAAAGCAACCCATGGAGCAAGAGCACCGGAGGTTTATCCGTCGGTTGCATCGGTTGCGCTTCCCGATAAAACCAGTTTAGGGAATTGACCTGAAGTTGCTTCTCCTCGATAGACACGTCGTTCGCTTGCTCCATTGGGGGGTACGGGGTTAGCATACCGTGGTTTTTGGCGATCGCAAACTCTAAATTTTGGGCGGCAAATTATTAATTTTTATCAAAAAACTCTAAAAATGTAACACTAACTACAGAAAATTTGATATTTTAGAAATGTAAGTCAAACCAAAAGCATACGCCATCCGCACATCTGCCACTAAGTCTCATGAGTGCGGGGGCTGTGGGTTATGAAACTCCTACTTAAAAACCGATCGGAGAAACAATTATGCTACCAGAAATGCTATCCACCAACGATCGCGCTCGGGCATTAATGACTCGCCACCATCACTTCGTCAAAAATCGCCAACAATCCATGCTGAATCGCTCTGCGGCTGAAGTTGGAATCGACCAAATTGGCGATTATCACAGCCATATTCAAGGCAAACCCTCTCCCAGTATCCGAGAAAGTTACGATCGCAGCAATTCATCAATGAGCTAGATAATATTCAGCAATTATAGGGCACTTGGTCGCAAAGGCGCAACCAAGTGCCCTATAGTTGTTTGAGCACGACCAAAGTAATGTCATCACAAACTTTCTGAGTGCTAATGTGCGATCGCAAATCATCAATTATAACTTTGCAGATTTGTTCGGCAGAATGTTGGCGGTGATTTCTGGCAACTTCAGTTAACTTTTCTAATCCGTAGAACTCTTTATTCAGATTTTGTGCTTCAGTAATTCCGTCAGTGCGTTTGTCTCGATTTGCCGAGGATCGATCTGTAGACATCACCGGCCAATTCTAAGGCAGCTTCATTTATCCACATTAACGGTATAATAATCTGCTCTACACGGTCTCTTCTTTTCAAGTCTTTTGTCCCGTACTGAGAACTTAGACTTAATGGAATAGGGAATAGTGGTTATCATCCTACTCCCTATTCCTTCTTTGCCGCGATCGCTAAACTACTTGAATTGCAACAACCAACGTAAAACTGGCGTAGTTTTCGCCAGTCGTTACTTCAATTTTTCCTCCCAAACGTTCGCTTAATTTCTTCACCAGAGCCAATCCTAAACCCGTCCCTCCTTGCTTCCAAGGATCGGCACTGGGAATGCGATAAAACTTCTCAAAAATACGTTCGAGTTCCGCTTGTGAAATATGAACTCCAGTATTTTTAACTTCTACAAATAACTTAGGACGAGGAGTAATCGGCTCGCCAGTTGTCGGCGATAACAGTTCCGGAGATTCTTCTAACCAAGCCTTCAGTTGAATCGATTCTCCAGGCGGAGTATATTTACAAGCATTATTCAGTAGTTCGGCGACAATTCGTTCTAAACTAAAGACTTCTGAAAAAAAGGTTGGGATATCTGGCGCAATCTCGCAGGAGAGGTC
It contains:
- a CDS encoding alpha/beta fold hydrolase, with the translated sequence MLTPYPPMEQANDVSIEEKQLQVNSLNWFYREAQPMQPTDKPPVLLLHGLLSQSYSWREILPSLAEAGFRAIAPDWIGFGQSSFPDGRDFAYTPQAFTEALSDFIDRLELESVSLVLQGYTSLPGLLYALKHSDRIHRLALLNIPLTEDAKLPWKIQQLGLPLVGDIMVQDPLVVDRTLEGGGPYQIDDKDLTVYRKPFLTTSAAGRSLLGTLRKLNLKTTLAEVSPLLPSWSKPLQVIWGLNDPWLPVAMAEKALKPLSQAELVKLEEVGHYPQEDWPEKVLEALVPFLRRQ
- a CDS encoding PP2C family protein-serine/threonine phosphatase, whose amino-acid sequence is MSTDRSSANRDKRTDGITEAQNLNKEFYGLEKLTEVARNHRQHSAEQICKVIIDDLRSHISTQKVCDDITLVVLKQL